In Phaseolus vulgaris cultivar G19833 chromosome 3, P. vulgaris v2.0, whole genome shotgun sequence, the sequence TTTATGTAATGGCTGCGAGGAACCTTGCAGACACTGGTAAATTTTAGACAACTTGACAAATGCATATGACGCAGAAAGTGCCTCCATAATGGCTGGTGGCACACCCTGGGCCGAACTCAGTCTCAGCTTAGTCTTACAATTAAGCCTGTGAAAGttaggaaaaaaaaacttaaaatggaTCATAAAAAGTTGTGACTCGATAACCGGAGGATACAGAATAGGAACATCCCCATATTGTGTAGCCAAATCGGAATATACCCGGAGGAGGGTACAACTTCCCATCTTTTCCCACACTCCTCCTTCTCCAATAATCACTGTCACTAAGTTTAACAATTGATTTAGTCATAAGAGGAAAGAAAGTGATGTTTTTCTTCTATAGATCTCCATCATAACATAACTGACACAGTGCAAGTGAGTCGATCTGTTTTCCATAGACAGGATCATGTGAAAAATCTCACACAATCCTATTATTTACAGACACAAGTCTATGTTTCATGACAGTTACACAATATAAACATGTGTATAGACAGACCTGCACATGAAGCAGGCAAGCACACCTTCACAAGTATTAAACCATTCTTCCATACTCCTTGCATCAATACGCGGCAACAGCAACCGATTGACAGCCTAATTGAGGAGCATCAATGTCCACCCACACCTCGTTTTTACGCTTCACAATTCGGATGGGAGTATTGTACTGCGCGATCGAGTAACCACGGCGAGTCTTGGACTGAGCCCAGGGAGAGTTACTGAGGCTGGTGGCAAGCTTTTCGGCCTCCTTGACAATCCTCTCATCGTTGGCGAATCCAGAGAACTTTCTAACCGCAACGCAGTGGGTGGTGAATTGATAGGGCCTGATATTGAGTTCTGGAAGCGGCACTGGTGGGTTTCCTTGGAACTTAACGGGTAAGTATAAACTAACGTAGTAGCCTTGGGAGTGAAGGGGACCGGCTCCGGGGACGGTGGTTGTCAAGACGGGAAGGGTCATTGGGATTCGCGAGAAATTGAGGTTGGCGCCTTCTGTAAACTGGAACAACCTGGGAGATAGTAAAATCGGTTAGTGAGTTAGTTATTGTGAGCGGAAAGAAGAGCGGTTGGATTACCTGTGAAAACCGTCCCAGGTGGCTTTCTCGAAGGAGATGTCGAGAGCAGGAGCAGACATCCAAAGGGAGGTTCCATAGAGCCTGATCTCGAAATCGGACTGCGACTGTACCACACTGTACTGTGGGGACTCCGGCGCACTGCTAACCATAGCCAAACATATCGCGTTCACTGCTATGCTTAGTACAGTTACTCCCTTCTTCATTTTCCTTTCCTTTTCCCTTCTTCTCTCTTGCTGTTTCCTTCCACTTATACCTCGTCTCTTATCGATCACGTTGACTTTTGAgacaattttttcttcttcttcttcttctgattGATAATGATCACATACCTAATTCCAGATTTCAATATATCAGTTTCCTTTTGTAACGTATTCTACGCATCGCTCTTTGTACAAAAATGAGAATCACTTGTCTTCACCGCCACAGTTTGGATAAGAGAGGGTGAAAAACTAGGCAAGTAGAAGACACACAACAGCTTCACAACTTGTGAAGAAACCTAGCAGAATATatgtaatattataaaaatattaagtgtTTAGTAAAAATGTTTACTCAAACAGTAGAAAATTCTAGTTTCgttttgaaattttgatatCACTATTTTGACATTGAACTTTTTAGCATTTGCTTTGCTTTCCTACACGTAAAGCATTAAAATGACGCCAGCAATTCTGGTTGTTTGTCTGCACACACAACACACAATGCATTAAGAAATCATTGAGAGGTTGTCATTAATGTATTGCAATTTGACATCTCCAGAGATATTTACGAAGTGTTAAATAGCTATATGCACTCTTGTCACGAATCTAAGTTTTTAACCTTTGTTTTAACACTGGTTTCTGCTACTGGGAATATGCAGCGTCTAGTTGGAGAATTGAGCCCTTCAGCAGGTTTGAATTTCCGTGATGGATACCAAGCAACAGCTGTAGTCAAAGCTGTAGCTAATGGTGGAACATTCCTCACGTACGGCAAGAAGTTACCTCAGCATCTTGTGTTTGAAGAAGCAGATCATAAACCAGTTTGAGTTGACCACTTTCCTCAAAGAAAAGAACCTCAAACTCAAAGCATTAGGCATGTAGGGAAGGCACTTCAAGATTGTTTTCCTAGGAAACAGTAGTGAGTATTGTCAATATTTTCTCCCTTTATTATTGCTCACATTATGATTCAAAGCTCCATCATCTGCAGTTTTCATTCTAAGGTCAGTTCTTTGCGTAATGAACTATTTTCATTGAGGCCAAATATTGAAATTAAAGTAATTTCTCTCTTAATCCTTGATACTGTATGCTTTGGGAAATTTAATATCCAAGATTATTAAGATGTACCACTAATGTCGTTGTTTATAATGTTTAATAAGTAAAGCATAAACGTAGTTTTCTTAAGTGAGATATTTTCTTTAAGTATTTCCTCTAAAAAATGTAACCATTATTGAAAGGTGAAACGGAAAAAAGAGACATTAATCCCTATTCAAACTAAATTAGATGTCTGTCCCCtctctttttatttctttcgAACTAAAAACAATATTATACTAAACAATTATAGAATTATATGAAGGGATACGTCCACTATTTGGAAGTATTGAAAAGagccaaaaaaaaattagtatgcATTTAAATCACAAGTACTGCTTGTACAATAGAAATTGGTAAAAACATGACAAAATGCCGAAACAAACAATTaactgaaattattttttttctacgaTAGGGTGCCTAAATCAGCACTGTTTTCCTCAAATTCCTTTCTTTAGctctttttaagtttttaacaTTAAGGGTACCTATATCAgcactttttttattatcaaattccTTTCTGTAGCTCTCTTAAGTTTTTAACTAAATAAATGTTGTGTTGCTGTTGTCAGATCTACATATTGGTCCTTCAAAGTCCCAAGACAAACGCGCTTAATAAGAATGTGTTTGCAAAGTTTCCGTACTTTTTTATTCCATCCAACTTTCAATCTCTGAAGTTTGGTGGCAAAGTTTCTTCCGTAAAATATTCCTTCCTAACAGTCTCCGCAGAGCAAAATCTCACCTGTAAAATAAAAGGAGGGAGGGGCAGAAGAAAGAATTAGAAGAAAATGAAGAGGGAGCAGCACAAAGAATTGATATCTAATGCCAAATAGTGCTGTAATTAATCATTATAGTTTGTTCAACTTCAAAATATGAGCCAACAATCTTATGTCCCATATCACGGAAGCCCCATTACATTCAGCTAGTTGACTTAATCACCACGTAAAGCCAATCACATGATCGCCATCCCAAAGATATGAGCGAATTCGTGGATGGGAACATTGTGGTAGGAACAGTAGCAGCCCAGTACCTATTGATCCAGTCATTACAGAAGCTACATCTGAAGTTGGGCTCATTAGTGAGGAGGATATCAAGCCTAAACACAGCCCCAAAACATCCCTTAGGTTGGGATGCTTATCTGCACTGAAGATTCCTCAAATCTGGCCTAGATATTTAGTGCTGTGGTGTCAATCCGCTATGGGTTGTTATTATGTTTGTTATTACATTCCTCTCTTTTCTGTTATGCATTTGTTATTGCATTCCTTTACTTTTTGTTATGCTTTTGGTTATTCTCCCTTACCTGCCGTAGTGAATTATGAGGAATGAACAGAAAGAGTATTTTTcatctcttttctctcattatTCCTGGGAGGGGTCTTAGACATGAGCCCTCAACCTCAAATTCAGAAGGTGAATGCATGGTCAGCTACAACCACTACAATCACTCTTCAGCAGATTGCCTCCTATTTCTGTGATGTCAGATCAAATTACAATGAACAACACTTATTTTTACCTTAACTTAGAACCCAGTAAACCAGTTCACATTCCAAGGAAATTCACAAAAATTTAAAGGGAAAACAACTATTTTCATATTAATAAACACATTTAAGACGTGAAACACTTACCAGAGAAGTGTACGATTTTAACAAGGGTTTGACTAGCTGCCAAATTGGCTTAAAAACAAAAGGTGCATCCACAAATAGTACTTGACCCAATCGCTTAGGATAGTAACAATAAAATACATCAAACTgccaaaaataaagaaatatattagtTGTCGTGCTGCTCTTTGCACAACCACATTAGGTGATGATAATGCTGACTTCTTAACTGAATTATGTTTGGCAGATAGTAAAAAGTATTACCAAGAATGTCAAGAATTTAAGATCAGCATTTTCTGTTCTGAAACCTCTGAGATCAACTATTCCAAGTATTTGTTCTTTCCCAGGTGGAAGCTTACTCAATGCCTTCTCAATTAAGAAAACACACAGCCTCTCATCATCTGCGGGGTCCAGTGCCTGTGACATAATTATTTGTCCATATTGTCATAAACAGTTTTCCAAAGGTCATGAGGCTGCTGGTTACATCTGAGGTTTATCCATaaacataaatatgaaaatatagtATGTAATATGTAATGCAGAAAGTGAGATAATGAACAAAAATTGACCTCAGTTGTGCCAAGTGACATCAAGTTGCACATACTTACAACCAGAAATTTGTACCAAAATTAGGTAATCACATTAATTCCCCAAAATTTAAGATCTATGATACAGAGTAGAAGTATCAATTGCAAGTGATGAAGTGCTAGGAGCAGAAAGAGGGGAAGCATGGCACGGAAGTTGTTGAAGCTAGAGAGTGTGTTTGTTTTACTCATTTCCCTCTTCCCAATGAACTTCCAACATCAATCCATGTCTCTATGGTCATTGATGTTCTAAACTAAACAGGTATTCAAACACAAAATCAGAGTACCAACgtcaaactcttaattgcacaAATTTATTCTcagaaaattgaaaaacatatCCTTCACTGCAAAGTAAATTTTTGCTGCATGCCAGTATTAACATTTTCTCGCATCAGTTTCATTTCACggaatataaaaataacaaggAATATAAAGTAATAAAGCACAATAAAATACTAACAAGTTAACAACTACCACTTCTACTCTTACCATAGGAATATGCTTTGATCCAACCACCACAAGCACAGGTCTGCCATTAATATCTAGAAAGTCGTGTACATATCCTTTTCCAGTTTGAGCAGCATCTTTAACAGTTTCATCGGTCAATTTAGAGACCTCAAAATCTTGACGCCATTTCTTATAGAGTAGAAAGCAAATTAACAAGTTGAGTAGGCGGAAATTTGAATGAAAATTAATCCAATTAATACGAACAAGATTAATTATGATATATCCAAAATGGATCTAATTGACATGTATGAGGTGACCTTTTGACTTGGATTTCACTCTGGTGGGTGCTGACCATGGATAGCTTTGACGCAGTAGATTCCTTAATGATTTGAAAGTATGAGTGTCTTTTACAGGTACACACCCATCCCCATGGCGTGTCAGCCTTGCTGGAGTGTTAGCCAAACTCAAGACCTTGGACCTCAATTGCTTAGAGCACACCATGGTCAAAACGCATCAGAGCAAAACCCAAGTTTACAATCCACATTGAACACGTCAACAAGGTTCGTTTTCGGACAGATCAAAACACACAGGCATGTAGAAAGTAAAATTTGTCAAGTTCCCTTATTTCTCCACTCCTCAAACAAGCAGAATCTAAACAATGGTGGTGATTTCTTATGAATAAAATTGAACATTGATACAATTGGGAGAAGAAGGATACAATGGCTTTAGTCAACTTGGAAATAGCCTTTTCAACAGAAAACTTGCGATCTTTGAGAAACCACAGTATCATATCTTCGTCATCCCTTCCATTTTTTCCAACAGGGAGACTATGGTGTTCTTTTTCAAGCTTTTCCTTCACTGAAAGAACTAActgcaaatttttttaaaaaaaattaagagagtAATGAAATGACGAGGATATGCGGTAAATTAAAAGTTAAGCATTTGATTTGACGAAGCATTTAACTGTGATTGTGCacttagagagaaaaaaagtgtGAAATGCGATGGAtggaaaattgaaaaagaagtgGTTGCCTTGCGCGAGTCGAGTTGCGGTTGCGAGTGAAGGTTGCTGCATCGAACAGGGAAATTGGTCCTAACAGAAAAGTTTGAAAGAGGAGGAGCAGCGACGGTTGGGTACAGAGTACGCATGATCGTCATTCTCTGTGTTGCAATTCTTTCTATCTATTCTGTGCTGTTCCTTACTACCACGTTAGTGGTGGGTGGACCTTTTAAGGTTGCTCCACCGCTATACCACACCCCCTCCtctctatttttaatatattattatctataaatttcttattatataaatatatatattaaattccaCTCTTTcccttgttttcaatttttttcctatattatatttatattaatatttaattttattaatgtagTATGTACATAgccattttctattttttttaaaacatatcaaaacatttatttgaaatagtAGCTGTGATGGTAgaacatgtttttttaatttatttttctgaaatatatatttcatttattttttattttcacgaTGGTTCCTGtttctcaaaatttgatttttttttggattttattatcattttttcttttttctttctcaaatATTTTGAAACTCAATAACATGACGTTCATGCTCTTTGCGTATCTCATATTCTTTGTGTCTCTCATACATATAAATACACAGACATAAATctatatttcatttatatacatataataataataaaataaaaaatgcggatgtACATGTGCGGGAACGCCGCTAATATATATAACATGATTAATTTCTAATTCTAATATCTCTAACTTAAAAGACAAGTTTTTATATACTggagttattattttttatttttaatacttatACATGAAACTAATGAAaactatatttaattataactcattaatatgtttttttatgaattattaatttaattataatatttagtaataacttgaatttttttttaaattcaaaaacatGTCACTTTCAACGTTTATTTTTTGCAAgttatataaaagataaattcattttgtttaaatattgtttttactctctaatatttattttattctatatataatgaaaatatcttatttttagTCCAAGCATCATGTTTTCCTGCTATAAAGCAACTCACATGACCTTTCTCTCTACATATTTCATTGTTTACAAACTAATTGTATTATCTCTTTCTCTTTCGTGTGTGCTACATGTTTAGTGTGAAGTTATAACTAATTGGGTTGgactgactagacaccatgttttaaTGAGTGAACTTAATTATTGTGTCTCCtctgtaatatatatttaaatcttatgttgtttattttctgcagttgatttgtCATTATATGTATTACTTCCGCGTGCATTTTTTTCCATCAAGTGATATCATGACttggttcgtttacacactagaTATCTTATCAACATAAATGAATCGACGAGACGTGAAAATTGATACATTTTaccaataatttaaatatgcaTTACATTATTTATGTACTTAGAAAGTGCGTAAGTATTCAAGTCACTCAAGCGGAGTATAGGAGTATGTTCGTTTACATTCAAAAAGTGTTAAAtctaatttctaaaatttgaaCATGtcatcaataattttaaattgtactCTTTAATGCAGCACAACAAGTCTCCATCATCCTTATTTGATGAGTTTTTAGGAGATTTCTTTAAAGAAAATTTATGTTAAGAAAAGATATCTCTCCTTACAAGGTCAGAAAAGATTTTAGATATCCCTTTACCTACATAAAATCACACAAGTGGAAGTCTGACCGTAATGCGTAACGTTTGTAAATTTTATGGagcaattttaattttgtaaataatatttagttGAGATGAAGCATAGAGAAAACTATTTCTATCTCAAAagtaaatttgtaataaaaGGTAAcgaaaaagttatatatatatatatatatatatatatatatatatatatattcttttggTCAATCATGCATTTAACCAGGTCTGGTAAAAAAAACCACAAATTTGTGTTTAGCATGTGCTTGACCATGAAAAAaagttattcatatttttaaatattcattCTCTACCCTATCCAACAAGCTAAAAGTTCATTGAAAGCATTCAAAACAGTCTAATTAATGTTCTTGAACTTGTACATTTGTACTTCAAAGAAAAATTGATTCCATTTCAACTTTGCTTTCAAATACAACTATTATTCTGTGATTGTTTTGATGTTCAAGTTTCTCAGTCAATTGAGTTCAGTATGCTTTGATTATATGTACCCACGTCTGAGATTCATTCACAATGAACTTTACAGCTGGAACTGGAAGTACAGCAATGACAAAGGTTCAGCCTTTTCCTGTTTGCCTGAATGCACATAGAGGAACCAGTGTGCCCGATTTCATAAACTCCTCCTTTATAACCCATACTCCATGCATAATATCCTCTAACTAGCTACCTTGATCACCAGGGACCCTGTTGCCGAGAAGCGTGCCAAGGTGGAAACTTTGAGAGAAAAGGTAGAGGAACAGAAGACGAAACATGAAAAGTCAGGTTAGTGTAGCATGGACAATGACACTAGAACTTAGGAACCTGCAAATGGGTTGTCTGCATGTTCTTCGAGGGATGGTGGGTCATGCTGATTTTTAAGTCAGTATACAACAAAGCCAAATTTTCTGAAGAGGAGAATGTTTTAAGAGAAAATTACCGTGCGAAAATTGACCTGCTACAATATAGATAATCATGATGTAATAGATCATGACATTGACAACTGATACTCCTGCATACCACATTGGAGGCAGAAGCTCCAAACTATGCAAACCCATTTGTAATGTAGTAACAATATGAATCTGTGTAGTCAACTGAATATAATCAGGTTGGATTGAGTTAGTCTAGTTTAAGTAATTAACTAAaaccaatcttttaaaagatttaaaacCAACCCAAACAAGCCCGTAAGAGAATTAAACCATAACTTATGCATAGTCTTTAGTGTTAAGAAGATTTATAAAGTGAGATTCATTTCTTGTGATAAATAGAATCGTACCAGTAGATCGATCAAGTTGAAGGTCATTTCTCAAGGAAGTGATCAAGTTTTTCCGGCTCCCGATCTCAATTATGTTTTGAGAATATGTGACACGAACGAAAGATTTCTCCAGGATGATGTTTTTCGGAATGTTTTAAAAGAGCGACATGAGACTCTGTTTTTTTCAACTTAAGTCATTGCAATTTGTCCTAGTCTGTGAAAACTTATTCTTACTTAAATTCAATGTTAATGATAGGATtggaagaagaaaataataaaaggtTCAAACTTGAAGTAGCCATAGGAGCACTAAATTTGCCCTCAATGAATATAATATGTTGCCTCGTAAGATCGGGGTTCAGGGATTAATTCAATCCTCCATGAGGCACAACACTCCTTTCCCAGATTTATAAATAAGTGTGGCCAGGGGTACTTCACTAACTAGGAAAATTGGAATCAAATGCAACAAAGAATCAAGTAGATATAtggttataaaaaaatgtactaAATCAAACAAGAAGCATTATGCTCTTTTGAACACACACATGTTCATGGGAGTGTCACCTACCAAATAAAGCGAGGGACCTACATCATTTAATGATGAGATGCCTGTGAATTTTGCTAAATAAAAGAAAGCGTGTAGAAAAGACTGGTGGCAGCATTCCTTCACAGAAAAATCGtcatgaatttatatttatagcTAAATGTCTTCAACTACAGAAGATATTACAAAGCGTAAGTTTCTTCGTTTTTCTCTCTTCCACATAACATTGCTTTAAAGCTAACTCTAACTAGTCACTCCATGTAGGGGCGGGGTTTTTGGTAATATATGATGGTAGTGAACAGGAACATGTATGCACCTCATAATTCTTGGGTGGGTTTATGCCCTGTACTCATAGGATATCTTATGCTATCAAAACTActgttttaataaaaatttctcTTCAGCTatgaaaaaaacttaaattagtCAGTCTAGAGGCCAAAGGAGTTAGCAGCCAGTGAAAGCTATCTTTCATTATCTAAGTCCCTGGATCTATCAGGTGACCCATAAAAATCAAGAAAGAAATAGAATGGGCAAAAGAAATATCAATTAAAGGAACTTAGAATGTTTATAGCAATTATATTTATACTACaatcatattatatttatttcttctATGTTTGATGTTCAAACAATAATTTATACAAGCAAGGTAAGTCATTAATATCAAATGTTAACATTGTACAAGTACTGAATCATAGACAAATATTCATATAAAGAACATATTTTGGACTTCTTAAGCCATATTCTTAATTTCAGAATTCCCCAAATGTGACTTGGATGACTTTTAGGTACATAAAATACTTCAGGTTACATCAATTGAAAATGTAACTGCGAATACATGACAATCCCTCAACTATTTTTCATTAGTATTGTGCAATTGGTACCAAAACATTGGGGACAAAAGTTAGTTTCCTCTTATTAAAGTGTCAGTTTTAAAAATTGAGTGAGTCAAAGTAAATAAACATTGATTTCTAAAGCTTTCAATATCATGTCATTCTTCAAAAATGAATTATGCAAAGGACAGATACAAAAATGCCAAAATATATTAGTTAGATCGAAGTCTTACACGAGTATAAGATGGCAAAGATGAGCCAGGAGTAGAAACCCTTCTACTTGGCATTGGTAGCTTAATTTGACTACAATAAACAATCAATAAAAGTAATACGAGTACAGCAAAGAGAACAGTAGGAGAAGACATAACCTTGACATTCTTTAAAGTTGAAATAATAACATGGGCTTTGTGGCTTCTACTGTTTAACCACAAAAATTTCCCTTCAATCAATGCAGCTCCTAAAGTCCACGAAATGTCACCTGGGCCAAATACCATTTCAACATCACCAAGACACAGACCATAATCAATCAATGATGCCAAATAAGCCACCTGGAAACAAAATTGTCCAGCATAATTTGGATTATCAGAAACACTGCCCAAACCAGACCATAAATTTGAACATATTTGTTTGCCTGACTCCCAAACCATTGTTACGTTGGTTCTTGGGGTCAAATTTAGCTTATTGTAGACAAAAAAGAATCCAGATAAAGCATGGAACTTGATTGGGTGTGCAACAGCTGTTAAATTAACTATATCAGTGCCTGCAAGGTACGTAACGAAACACAGTAAGTTCATAGCAGCGCATAATAGAAACAGAACTTTTAACAGCACCCCTTCTTCCATGTTATCAGGGAGCTAGGGCTGTACAATGTCAACAATACCATAAAGAAAAGGTGGACAGCAGCCAACCTTAGTATAAAAAATGATATAGTTTCACACAATTAACAAGTGAACTTTTTGGTTTGATAATAGAAGGGATGGGATGATGTTTCCTTACTGTTTGATCTATTTTTCATTTCGATGATTTTACAAAGTAGAGTTTTGGAGAACAGGTAAGAGATTGAGAAAATGAAAGTAACTACATATAGCCACTGGTcacaaaccaaaccaaaccaaaccaaccGGTAAAATTTGCCGTaatgaaattattataattttcaattaaCATATATATTCTATAGACTTCAAGAAGGAcaagataaaattttataaaaatagtaaggcgtgaattgataaaataagaaaactacAAAGCAAACAAATGATTATACCCTTACCAAGACCAGAAAACGAACTAGCTTGGCAATTTTTGCTAACTGTCAGATGTGACACTTTGGAATCACTCGGGTTCATGGCGGCAGCAATAGCTAGTTCTTTGCATTGCTCCCAATCAGGTTCTCCAGTAAGACGTAAAGAATAAAGTTCACTTTCCTGGTGTTGGCTgtcatttttcttataaatggAAGCCAATCCAGGGCAAGAATGACATGTATAGTTTTGTACATAAGTTGATACCAGACAAGGATGTCTGAGCTCAGAGATACTGGCAGTTCTTTCCTCACTTTGATTGTTTCTGAGCATAAGAACTGTCCTATCAAACGCATCATTTAGGCCAAATGCAGGCAATGAATATGCCATAATCCGATGCTCCATTGATCTGAGCCTTGATCTCATCACATGCACATCATCACCAGCACCATCTATCTCTACCACAATCTGCAATGATGAGCCACCAATATCAAGAAGTCCCAAAGTGGGAGACTTGGGATAGCTATCATCAAAGGAACCCATTTTGTAGTTCAAAGCCACCCACCCATAATAAGCTTCCTCCTTCCCACTCAAAACCCTTATCCAGCTCTTGCTCATCATAAAGCTATGAGCTTTCACAACAGCCTCAATATCTCCCAAGACCCTATTAGCGTCCTGCCTGGGGAGCCCCCTTAACCCAGCAGTAGCCAAGACAAAAGCAGGAGTATCGCCACGCATTTCTTGCGGCACCACTTGCTCGGCCCACACAATCAAGGGCTCCAAAGCTTGTCTCACTCCTAAAGAATCATTAACAAAGTTGTGTAATCCGGGTTCAGTTTGCATACAGTGATATTGACAAGAACTTTTCCAAAGTGAGCTCCTCCTGGTTGTATTATCAGGATAGGAGTGCAGCAGCACTGGCAAGTTCCCTTTGTTTATTCCCTTCACCCCTACCATCCACTCATACACATTCACCCGTGTCCCAGAGCTTCCACAATCCACAACCACGGTGTAATACGACGACGCA encodes:
- the LOC137807889 gene encoding uncharacterized protein; this encodes MKKGVTVLSIAVNAICLAMVSSAPESPQYSVVQSQSDFEIRLYGTSLWMSAPALDISFEKATWDGFHRLFQFTEGANLNFSRIPMTLPVLTTTVPGAGPLHSQGYYVSLYLPVKFQGNPPVPLPELNIRPYQFTTHCVAVRKFSGFANDERIVKEAEKLATSLSNSPWAQSKTRRGYSIAQYNTPIRIVKRKNEVWVDIDAPQLGCQSVAVAAY
- the LOC137807888 gene encoding CRAL-TRIO domain-containing protein C3H8.02, yielding MTIMRTLYPTVAAPPLSNFSVRTNFPVRCSNLHSQPQLDSRKLVLSVKEKLEKEHHSLPVGKNGRDDEDMILWFLKDRKFSVEKAISKLTKAIKWRQDFEVSKLTDETVKDAAQTGKGYVHDFLDINGRPVLVVVGSKHIPMALDPADDERLCVFLIEKALSKLPPGKEQILGIVDLRGFRTENADLKFLTFLFDVFYCYYPKRLGQVLFVDAPFVFKPIWQLVKPLLKSYTSLVRFCSAETVRKEYFTEETLPPNFRD
- the LOC137807890 gene encoding probable apyrase 7, yielding MEVPKSPSKYKRIAKHKWLIKFGLVILVMLLLFLGFYLESETGKLNASSYYTVVVDCGSSGTRVNVYEWMVGVKGINKGNLPVLLHSYPDNTTRRSSLWKSSCQYHCMQTEPGLHNFVNDSLGVRQALEPLIVWAEQVVPQEMRGDTPAFVLATAGLRGLPRQDANRVLGDIEAVVKAHSFMMSKSWIRVLSGKEEAYYGWVALNYKMGSFDDSYPKSPTLGLLDIGGSSLQIVVEIDGAGDDVHVMRSRLRSMEHRIMAYSLPAFGLNDAFDRTVLMLRNNQSEERTASISELRHPCLVSTYVQNYTCHSCPGLASIYKKNDSQHQESELYSLRLTGEPDWEQCKELAIAAAMNPSDSKVSHLTVSKNCQASSFSGLGTDIVNLTAVAHPIKFHALSGFFFVYNKLNLTPRTNVTMVWESGKQICSNLWSGLGSVSDNPNYAGQFCFQVAYLASLIDYGLCLGDVEMVFGPGDISWTLGAALIEGKFLWLNSRSHKAHVIISTLKNVKVMSSPTVLFAVLVLLLLIVYCSQIKLPMPSRRVSTPGSSLPSYTRVRLRSN